From the genome of Psychroserpens ponticola, one region includes:
- the lepA gene encoding translation elongation factor 4, with translation MKYIRNFCIIAHIDHGKSTLADRLLDFTGAVTAREKQDQLLDSMDLERERGITIKSHAIQMEYTFEGQEYVLNLIDTPGHVDFSYEVSRSIAACEGALLIVDAAQSIQAQTISNLYLALENDLEIIPVLNKVDLPSANPEEVTDDIVDLLGCDPEEVIHASGKTGFGVDNILKAIIERVPAPKGDPDAPLQALIFDSVYNTFRGIETYFRVFNGEIKKGQKIKFVATDKEYFADEVGTLKLNQVAKKSVKAGDVGYLITGIKTAKEVKVGDTITDFANPTTNIVEGFEDVKPMVFAGIYPVDTEDYEELRNSMEKLQLNDASLVFQPESSAALGFGFRCGFLGMLHMEIIQERLEREFDMTVITTVPNVSYHAYTNKNPDEAFIVNNPSDLPEPTTVNRVEEPFIKATIITKADFVGNVMSLCIEKRGMVLNQTYLTTERVELTFEMPLAEIVFDFYDRLKTVSKGYASFDYSPIGMKVSKLVRLDILLNAQTVDALSALIHTDNAQNIGKKMCEKLKELIPRQQFDIPIQAAIGAKIISRETIKALRKDVTAKCYGGDISRKRKLLEKQKKGKKRMRQVGNVEIPQQAFMAVLKLND, from the coding sequence ATGAAGTATATCAGAAATTTTTGCATTATTGCACATATTGACCACGGAAAAAGTACATTAGCAGATCGTTTACTCGATTTTACTGGTGCAGTTACAGCACGTGAAAAACAAGACCAGCTTTTAGATAGTATGGATTTGGAACGTGAACGTGGTATCACTATTAAATCACATGCCATTCAAATGGAATATACATTTGAAGGTCAAGAATATGTACTTAATCTTATTGATACTCCTGGTCACGTTGATTTTTCTTATGAAGTATCACGCTCTATTGCTGCCTGTGAAGGTGCTTTATTGATTGTAGATGCTGCTCAAAGTATACAAGCGCAAACTATTTCTAACCTATATCTTGCTTTAGAAAATGATTTAGAAATTATTCCAGTACTAAACAAAGTTGATTTACCTAGTGCGAATCCAGAAGAAGTTACAGATGATATCGTTGACCTTTTAGGTTGTGATCCTGAAGAGGTCATTCACGCAAGTGGAAAAACGGGTTTTGGTGTAGATAATATTTTAAAAGCAATTATTGAACGTGTTCCAGCTCCAAAAGGAGATCCTGATGCACCATTACAAGCCTTGATTTTTGATTCGGTTTACAATACATTTAGAGGAATTGAAACCTATTTTAGAGTTTTTAATGGTGAAATTAAAAAAGGACAAAAAATTAAATTTGTCGCTACAGATAAAGAATATTTTGCTGATGAAGTTGGTACCTTAAAATTAAATCAGGTTGCTAAAAAAAGTGTTAAAGCTGGTGATGTTGGTTATTTAATAACAGGAATTAAAACCGCTAAAGAAGTAAAAGTTGGTGATACCATCACCGATTTTGCAAATCCAACAACCAATATCGTTGAAGGGTTTGAAGATGTAAAACCTATGGTATTTGCTGGTATTTATCCTGTAGACACTGAAGACTATGAAGAGCTTCGTAACTCAATGGAAAAACTTCAATTGAATGATGCCTCTTTAGTATTTCAACCAGAAAGTTCGGCAGCTTTAGGTTTTGGTTTCCGTTGTGGATTCTTAGGAATGCTTCACATGGAAATTATTCAAGAACGTTTAGAGCGGGAATTTGACATGACTGTTATAACTACAGTTCCTAACGTGTCGTATCATGCTTACACAAATAAAAATCCAGATGAAGCTTTTATTGTAAATAATCCTTCCGATTTACCTGAGCCTACAACTGTAAATCGTGTTGAAGAGCCGTTTATTAAAGCGACTATTATAACAAAAGCAGATTTTGTTGGAAATGTCATGTCGCTTTGTATCGAGAAACGTGGAATGGTTTTAAATCAAACTTATTTAACAACAGAACGTGTTGAATTAACTTTTGAAATGCCACTTGCAGAAATTGTTTTCGATTTTTATGATCGTCTTAAAACAGTATCTAAGGGCTATGCTTCTTTTGATTATTCGCCTATTGGAATGAAAGTTTCTAAATTGGTTCGATTAGATATTTTATTAAATGCACAAACCGTAGATGCACTATCTGCTTTAATTCATACAGATAATGCACAAAACATTGGGAAGAAAATGTGTGAAAAACTAAAAGAACTTATCCCAAGACAACAGTTTGATATTCCTATTCAAGCAGCAATTGGTGCTAAAATAATTTCTAGAGAAACAATTAAAGCCTTGCGTAAAGATGTAACTGCAAAATGTTATGGTGGAGATATTTCACGTAAACGTAAGCTTTTAGAGAAACAGAAAAAAGGTAAAAAACGCATGCGTCAAGTAGGAAATGTTGAAATTCCACAGCAAGCATTTATGGCTGTTTTGAAGTTGAATGATTAA
- a CDS encoding TonB-dependent receptor domain-containing protein, giving the protein MKSLLNFTFILLCSLLSYGQSLSVSGTIIDIDKNPIEFANVIILNEDESEILKGISTDDNGFFNLINLAPNTYILKISYIGFEDFNQKIVLTGHLDLRIIELNQVSESLDEVSILVKKPTIKREADRLVFNIEKTALVEGNMLQVLKSTPGVLVIGDEITVKNTNPTVYINNRKVNLSSEDLNQLLTGSSANAIKSVEVITNPSARYDAESGVVINIVMSKNLITGYRGSVFANYTQGVFPNYTAGTSHFFKNEDISLNVNYSYSKDKVNRDGDDTVNFLNNSNLLNQSWQSLSNRNTWSETHNINANFDYFINESSTLSVSSNALYIPYFKYKIASNNIISDVNGDFLSRFTADNLSRDNKYNLAFDIDFSHSFTKGELAVNAHYTTYNYERNQSVISNAFDINNSFLNASAFNTNNNQDTNIFAGKIDYSLPIDDSSNFETGLKFSRTNAESDITQFDVDLNTGNETIDALNSDAFNYDETIFAAYVNYDMSIEKWSVNAGLRVEQTNIKGNSPLTNISNTQDYFEWFPNASLQYSISDNYNVYVNYKRSIARPSYAALNPFQFFLNDNYVVSGNPFLQPTFTDHIKVGTNITDYFTFEAYYQNFDGAISEVPRQNNNTNDIEYISVNFDKTVEFGFDFITNFDLTNRWSVYAVTSFYNLEEETDFGQGFVTQDQWSNYSELQNDFTLLKDNSLNISFVLTWVGKNLQGFQVVDNRLFSEFAVSKSILNKKGIISLSVSDLFNMHDYDLSTKYQNQSNRQFVDIDNRYIRLGFRYKFGNTKLNSNARAIDTEERDRLEKKTK; this is encoded by the coding sequence TTGAAATCCCTACTCAATTTTACGTTCATATTGTTATGCTCACTCTTGAGCTATGGACAGAGCCTATCTGTTTCTGGAACTATAATTGACATCGATAAGAACCCAATTGAATTCGCTAACGTTATTATATTAAATGAAGATGAGAGCGAAATTTTAAAAGGGATTTCAACGGATGATAATGGTTTTTTTAATCTTATTAATTTAGCACCTAACACTTACATATTAAAAATAAGTTATATAGGTTTTGAAGATTTTAATCAAAAGATAGTACTTACAGGTCATTTAGATTTGAGAATAATTGAACTTAATCAAGTTTCAGAAAGCTTAGATGAGGTGAGTATTTTGGTTAAGAAACCAACCATAAAACGGGAAGCTGACCGATTGGTATTCAATATTGAAAAGACTGCGCTAGTTGAAGGAAATATGCTTCAAGTCTTAAAAAGCACACCAGGTGTTTTAGTTATTGGTGATGAAATTACAGTTAAAAACACTAACCCAACAGTTTATATTAACAATCGGAAAGTCAATTTATCTTCCGAAGATTTAAATCAATTATTAACTGGATCTTCTGCAAATGCAATAAAATCTGTTGAAGTGATTACAAACCCTTCAGCGAGGTATGACGCAGAAAGTGGAGTGGTCATAAACATTGTAATGAGTAAGAACCTCATTACAGGATATAGAGGAAGTGTTTTTGCGAACTATACACAAGGTGTTTTTCCAAATTATACTGCAGGAACTAGTCATTTTTTTAAAAACGAAGACATTAGTCTTAATGTGAATTATAGTTATTCTAAAGACAAAGTTAATAGAGATGGTGATGACACGGTTAATTTTCTAAATAATTCTAATCTACTTAATCAAAGCTGGCAATCATTATCTAATAGAAATACATGGTCTGAAACCCATAATATCAATGCTAATTTTGATTACTTCATTAACGAAAGTAGTACATTAAGTGTATCTTCAAACGCTTTATATATTCCATATTTTAAATACAAAATTGCAAGTAATAACATAATTAGTGATGTTAATGGTGATTTTTTATCTCGATTTACTGCAGATAATTTATCGAGAGATAATAAGTATAACTTGGCTTTTGATATCGATTTTAGTCACAGTTTTACAAAAGGAGAATTAGCTGTAAATGCACATTATACAACTTATAATTATGAAAGAAACCAAAGTGTAATCAGTAACGCTTTTGACATAAATAATTCGTTTCTAAATGCAAGTGCTTTTAACACAAATAACAATCAAGACACTAATATTTTTGCTGGAAAAATAGATTATAGTTTACCTATAGATGACTCCTCAAATTTTGAAACAGGACTTAAGTTTTCTAGAACAAATGCAGAAAGTGATATCACACAGTTTGATGTAGATCTTAATACAGGAAATGAAACTATTGATGCTTTAAATTCTGATGCTTTTAATTACGACGAAACTATTTTCGCTGCTTATGTTAACTATGATATGAGTATCGAAAAATGGAGTGTTAATGCAGGATTACGTGTTGAACAGACTAACATTAAAGGCAATTCACCATTAACAAATATTAGCAATACACAAGACTATTTTGAATGGTTTCCAAACGCTAGTTTGCAATACAGTATTTCGGATAATTATAATGTATATGTCAACTACAAACGAAGTATTGCTCGACCAAGTTATGCGGCTTTAAATCCGTTTCAATTTTTCTTAAATGATAATTATGTGGTTTCGGGAAACCCATTTTTACAACCAACGTTTACAGATCATATCAAAGTGGGAACAAACATTACCGATTACTTTACATTTGAAGCGTATTATCAAAATTTTGATGGCGCAATTTCTGAAGTACCTAGACAAAATAACAACACAAATGATATTGAATACATTTCAGTAAATTTTGATAAAACAGTAGAATTTGGTTTTGATTTTATCACGAATTTTGATCTTACAAATCGATGGTCAGTTTATGCTGTGACCTCGTTTTATAATTTAGAAGAAGAAACAGATTTTGGACAAGGTTTTGTAACCCAAGACCAATGGTCTAATTATTCTGAATTACAAAATGATTTTACATTATTAAAAGACAATAGCTTAAATATTAGCTTTGTCTTAACTTGGGTTGGGAAAAATTTACAAGGTTTTCAAGTTGTTGACAACCGATTGTTTTCTGAATTTGCTGTTTCAAAATCTATTTTAAATAAAAAGGGCATCATATCACTTTCTGTAAGTGATTTATTCAATATGCATGATTATGATTTGTCTACTAAATACCAAAATCAGTCTAATAGACAATTTGTCGATATTGATAATCGTTATATCAGACTAGGTTTTAGATATAAATTCGGAAATACAAAACTAAACAGTAATGCTCGTGCTATTGATACCGAAGAACGAGATCGTTTAGAAAAGAAAACAAAATAA